Proteins encoded together in one Microcaecilia unicolor chromosome 3, aMicUni1.1, whole genome shotgun sequence window:
- the LOC115464842 gene encoding olfactory receptor 2D2-like, producing the protein MERRNQSYITAFILLGLSDKPNTNILLFIVFLLIYIVTLVGNLILITVSRLDSRLHTPMYFFLSNLSFLDICYTSSIVPKMLEIFLAKKKTISFRDCAAQMYIHLSLGETECILLAVMAYDRYMAICHPLHYTIIMNWRVCVMIAVGTWMGGFLLSIVHVAFTLTMPMCGHNVINHFLCEVPAVLSLACVDIFINEIVIFVVGVLILLIPVFLIFLTYIYIISTIMKISSADGRRKAFSTCTSHLTVVTIFYGTAIFMYMAPKSSHSPDKDKMISVFYLIITPMLNPLIYSLRNQEVKGALRKALTRQNIF; encoded by the exons ATGGAAAGAAGAAATCAGAGCTATATAACAGCATTCATCTTGTTGGGACTTTCAGATAAACCAAATACAAATATTTTGCTTTTTATAGTATTTTTACTCATCTATATAGTAACCCTCGTAGGAAATCTTATCTTAATTACAGTAAGTAGACTTGATTCTCGTCTCCACACTCCCATGTACTTTTTCCTCAGTAATTTGTCCTTCTTGGATATCTGTTACACATCGAGCATTGTCCCCAAAATGCTAGAAATTTTCTTGGCAAAGAAGAAAACTATTTCATTTCGTGATTGTGCAGCACAAATGTACATCCATCTTTCCTTAGGGGAAACAGAATGCATCCTGCTAGCTGTCATGGCATATGATCGCTATATGGCGATATGTCATCCCTTGCATTACACAATTATTATGAACTGGAGAGTCTGTGTAATGATAGCAGTTGGTACATGGATGGGTGGCTTTCTTTTGTCAATAGTACATGTTGCTTTTACACTGACAATGCCCATGTGCGGTCACAACGTAATTAACCATTTCCTCTGTGAAGTTCCTGCTGTGTTAAGTTTGGCATGCGTTGATATTTTCATCAATGAAATTGTGATTTTTGTTGTTGGGGTGTTGATACTATTGATCCctgttttcttaatatttttaacatatatttatattatttcaACAATAATGAAAATCAGTTCTGCTGATGGAAGACGCAAAGCCTTTTCCACCTGCACCTCTCACCTGACTGTGGTGACGATATTCTATGGAACGGCTATTTTTATGTACATGGCGCCCAAGTCAAGTCATTCTCCAGATAAAGACAAAATGATCTCTGTGTTTTATCTCATTATAACCCCAATGCTAAACCCCCTGATCTACAGTCTGAGAAACCAGGAAGTGAAAGGAGCATTAAgaaaa GCTTTAACtagacaaaacattttttaa